Genomic DNA from Alistipes indistinctus YIT 12060:
CAATGTCCCGGTGTATGACGTTCCCCACCTGTAGATAGTAAAAATAAGATCGCCATTTTCTGGAATGCTTTTAACGACTATATCCAACTGTGTTTTATCCTCTTGGAAAGATTCAGCCGTTAAGGGGTCAGGTGTCTCAGGTAAATTTAGCTCAATACGATAATCTTGATTGCTACTGTCATACGGCTCCCATGTGTTATTCTTGCATATTAAGGTTGATCCATCCTCTTTTTTTAGGAATATATTGCAATAAAAATTAAGATGATATGTGTTATAGTTAAATCCGTAATGGCGAGAAATGACATGCCCTATTCCTTCGTAATATTCTACTTCAAACAATTCGTTGAATGCATCTATGTTTATATGTAAGGGGGTACTTGACTTTTTACATATAAATGATGTACTTATGCTTGAATTAGGGTATTCCGTTTTATTATCGGAATTTATAAGCATAGACGTATTAGGAATCTTATCAAAAATATAAGTCCCTGTATCTTGATTAAATGATGTGTTGTAATATAATTCGTCTGGGTTATTAAATAGTATTCCATTGGATGCATTGGCTTCACTCTGATTCCATCCTTGAATAGTATATAGCCGTTCACCCGGACGAGAAAAATCCTTGTTGTTTAATTTGATAAATTCATATTTATCTTTATTCGGCATTTTATTGAAGAAATTATCTATCTTCAAATAATCCTGCTCCAACTGTTCTTCACGCCAAGCCGGGGAAAAATCAACCCGCTGTGACCTATCGATAAATGTGGGAGTGTAGTTCCCGCCTAATTCAACCTCATTCGCTATGTCGTGTAGCGTGTAGTTGTCATTGATGTATCTGAGCTGGAGCCCACAACCGGATAGCACTTCTTCAAGAACCTCAAACCAAGTTTTATCTTTAAGTCCTACGGTTTGAATATAGGCATCAGTTATTGGTTTGTTCCCTGAAAAAATATTTACTCGATTATCTAAGCTAAATTGAGCTTGGATTTTGTCGAAAGCCTTGGTTAATAGCTGTTCAATAGACACAAAGTCGTAATCAAACCAATCGTAGTCTATCTCTGAAAGGTATCCTATATTATCCCTGGCTACTAAGTTTATGGTAGAGCGGTATTGCAAATCCTGCCCGAAACTGTCCGGCGTAATGTAGCCGCTCCATAGGCGCACACCATTCCGTAAAAGGAAAACACGGAAACCGAAAGCGTCAGAAGTGAAAAATTGAGTATAATCGAATTGATCTTTATCAATAATATTAATACTCAGGTAACTTTTAATGATAGGGCGGTATATTTCATCCCCTTCCCCTTCCAGAGTAATGGAGAAAGGAGAGCTGCTAAACTCTTCAAGCTCCATAGCGGTTCCGGAGAAATCTTTTTTATAGATTTCAAGCCGGTAAACATGCTTCGTTCTTAAGGCGGTTATTTCCTTGTATGCAAATAAACCGTACATATTTATCGGGATTTGTTTTTCAGGTACTTGTCGCTTGCCAAAACAATATCTTGACCGGATATACGCCCGGTAACATTAACGTCAACAGATTGAGCCCTGTAGGACGCATAGCCATATTGACTTGATGCTCCGGAATAACTGCTGCCACCGGAGAAAGACGTATTAGGGGAATAGCTTGAACTTCCTGAATTGCCTCCTGATGATGCTATCGCAGACAGACCAGCTCGTGCAGCCACACCAATACCAACCAAGATAGCTCCAGCGGCTATAGCACTAATACCATTAAAACCAAATAATGACTTTTTTAAGCTCTCAATTGCTTCGCCTGTAGTCATAATAATTGTTCCGGCTGTAATAGCCGTATCTGCCAGAGGTTTAAGCAGGCTTGCTATTGCCTGTCCTGCGTCCATGTCAGATATTCCAGCCAATCCGTCAGCAAGAGCCTGAAAGCTGCTAACCATTGTGTTGGTTATTGTTTGATGGATAGAGTTAGCGACTTGATCCACTTCTGCGGCCTGTTCTTTGAATTGCTGTATCTTATCTTTATATAATGTTGGATCAAATGAATAAGACGCTAAATTTTTCTCCAGTTTGTTTTTTTCTTCTACTCTTTTTAACCAAAAAGACCCTCCCATTCCTTGGGTCGAATATCCGGATGCAATATCGCCTTTCAGAGCTTCATCCCTCTTTTGCTTATCTTTTTCGGTAATCTCAAGTAATGCTTTGGCGGCCTCTAATTCCTTTTTCTTAGCGGCGGCCATATCGCGAACAGACTGTATATTAGTAGAGTTATACAGTTTTTCCTGAGCTTCGATTTGTTGGTTGATGTAGTCGATGGAGCCTTTGACCACTGTATTGGTAGAGGTCATCAATTCCAATCTCTTTTTGAGGGATTCTATCTCACTTGTGTATGCCGCCCTTTTTGCAGGATTAGCCTCCTCTGCTCGTAATTCTTCAAGGGCTGCGATTTGAGCCTTAATGCTGTTTTCTGTTTGTTCCTGCGCTTTTTTTTCTTGTTCTTTGGATTTAATCCACTCCTTGATGGTATTAGCATAGGCCCTTACCTCATCAGCTGTTTTAAGTCCTCGCTCCGCCGGGATGATGGTCATTAAATACATTCGCGCCTCATCAGTAGATTGCATTCCCGCTAAATCGTGTTGCGCTTTCTCGATGGCGAATTTTATCCCTGACGCTGTTTGATCAATATTTGCTTGTGCTTCTCTCAGAACGTTATCAACAGCAAAAGGGTTGATGGCCCATAATTTTTTCCATCCAGATATATTTGATTTTAATATAGTGCTCCAACCTGTGAAAAAATCACTAAATAAATCAGATATAAAATTAAAAGTGTGTTTTATGGGGGCGGTATTGCCAACCGATACCATAAAATCTTTCCAAGCCGCTCCTAATTTCTGTGTTTTTACCGCCGAAGTTTCGATAGCATCCCCGCCTTTTTTCATTTCTTCTTCGATGATATTGCCTACGGCTTTAGCCATATCACCTGTTTTTGCAAGCTCTTCCCGCAGTCGTACCGTAGAAATGCTCAGGTTGTCTAAGATTAAAGGAGACTTTCGGCCAATTCCAAGAACAAGAGAGTTTACAAGATAATCAACACTCTCTCCCGTTTCAATTGCCCGGTTGGTAGCGAATTTTAGATACGTTGCGAGTTGATCGAGGGGGATTTTGAAATTGTTGGCCTGAACTGCCGTTTGCATCAATTTGAGCTCATCGGTAGTCCCTCGGGTGGCTTCTTTTAGGTCATTTAGCAGGCCCGGTCTATTGAGCCTTGAGAAAGCATTGTAAACCCCCTGAGCCTGCCCGGCCAGCTTGTACGCCTCTTTGGTGAATTGTACGATCTTATTGACTGCAAATGCCCCGGCAATAGCCCCGCCTATTTTCCCTACAACACCTTTGAAAGAGGATAATTGACCCTCGCTTTGCTTGATACCCTTGCTGAACTCATCCGATTTCAGTCCGAGGCGGACAAATATGCTACCTATGATGCTCATTTGATATGTCCTTCGTAAACGTTATATCCACAAGACCGGAAAAAATCGGCTTCATGCCGGGTCATCCTGGTCGGCTGAATGTTCTTTTTGATGTTAGCCTCATTTGGAAGAAGATACAGGTCTGTTTCTTTGCGGGGTTTGTGCTCTTTCTTGATGTACGGATTGCCTACAATCATGTGAAACAGCACCTTTCGCAGCATTCCCTGTTGTAGGCTGATTTCATCTATGTAAGCCTTGCGCCGTATTAAATACTCGCGATAAGTCACATAGTAAACCTGCGGATAGGTCATTTTACACTGGCCGATCAGGAAAGATTCTATTTCCCAAACATCCGGCTCAAAAGGCTCTTTTTTTTTACCTTTTCTACTTCGGCGGGCTCGTGATCGCTCTTAGAATTGCCATCCGTTAGCGTCTGAACGATATAAGGGATTAGCAGGTAAAACTCCTTTCTGTTTTCAGTGGCCCATAAATCCACATCCAGCAATGAGGGGGAGTAATCATCTTCCAGTCCACAAACTATGGCGTTTTTGAGGGCCGCATAAATGATCTTAACAAACTCGCAGAGTGCCGACATTTGCGACTGAAGGTCTTCACCTTCGGCATTCGTGCTTAGTTCGACCTTCATTCCTTCGTTTTCAAGGACACGCCATAAAAAAACGCTGAAAAGGGCTTTCCTGGGCCTACCGCATATTTCTATTTCACGGACCGGATTCATTACGCTGCGGCTGTTTTCTCGACAATCTCCAGTTCTCCGTCTCCGGTCAGAGACATGGAGCAAGTCATCAGCTCATTAGAGGCTGCTGAAATGTCAATTCCAGAAATCCGGACATACCCTTTAAAGGCAATGTCGCCCTCTTCACTGATCTTGCCGATGATCACCTGGGTTCGAGTATCCCCCGAAATAAGTTTTTGAACGAGCTTAAATCCGGGGTCTTCTTTGACCTGGGTGTAATGGAATTCCTCGGATGCCGTCCACCCTTTAACGCCATCGATGAATTGGGCCCAATTCACACGTTTGTCTGTAGAATCGATGCTCTCGTTGCTGATCGACAGGCTGACGTTGTTTTCGGTCGGGATCGGCGTGTTGGTGCTCTCTTCAATGAGGTAGAGCCGAAAATTGTTGCCGAGTATTTTGTTCTCTGAGGTAATAACAGGTGTTGGCATGATTTAATCTTTTTGAGTTAAATGGATTCTGAATCTTTGTAATTGTCTGTATATCGTTTCGGTGTCTGTTAGCTCAATAGCCTGCGTACATGTTTCAGGAATAAGTCCGTCTTTGTAGAAAAAGTCCACTTCCAGCTCGTCGAGTTTATTCCGGAGGTTTTCAAGTATATTTAGTGACAGCATGGGGGAATCGGACTTGGTAATAACATCCAGCAAAAAAGTGCAGTTGTAATCCCGGTCTCCCTTTTCGGCCCCTTCTTCCATTTCCACCCCCGACACTTCAACTCTCGGAAACATATCAAATCCATCCGTATCGTACCCTGCATCCTTGATTAGAGCAACCAATGCAATTTGAAGGTATTTAATGGGTAGCTTTTTCATTTTCCGTAAGACTGAATCGTTTTGTCGATTTCCTGTTTGACCAGTGAGAGTGTTTTGGTTTCATTCGACCGGAGAGCAGGGTGAAGAAATGGCTTGGCGGGTGTTCCTCTTTTACCAATACTTTTTGCAATCGCAATAGCTGCCGATGTAGCCTGTTTCCAGTAATTACTAACCTTGTGCGTTTTGCGTGTTTTCAAGCTTGTGTAAGCATACCTTGCTCCGCTCGACCGTTTCCGACCGCTTTTGGTGTATGTTGCAGCGATTCCCCTTTTGTGAACCCATTGAAGTATGGGTTCATAGGGAGGTATTTTTCCTGCTTTTCTTCCGAACTCAACAAAAAAAGCCTGGATGACATTGTATATCACGTCCACATACTGTCCAGACATACTGGATTTAGTCTTACCTGAGTTGATGAGCTGTGCCGTAGCAATAGAATCGTGTGCTTTGATGTTGCGTTGAGAATCCCCCAGCACATTCACCGCAGAAGATTTTATGCCGCGCATAGCTGCACCCCGAATCACCTTGTCGAATGACCTGATGCGTTTACGGCAGTCCTCATACGACCTCATGTCCAACTCTACAACAACGTCATTCATCTTTTCTGCCTCCAGTTATCACCACCTCATCCCCTACATTGGTAGCATCGTAGTTAATTCGGCTATGTATGGTGATTTCATTAAGTTTGTTGAGCATTGTATTGGATAATACCTGTCCGGGTGTAAAAGAATGTCCTTCCCGGTGGATAAACATCCGGTCGAAAGCAAAGCCAGGTTTTCGCATTCTAACCTCTACGCTGTTTATAATCCCTACCTGCTCATATTGCAACGCCCTATACCCACTCAAATCGTTAATAGAGCAAGGGATAGTACCCATAAATTCGAATGAGTTGACCTTCTTGCCGAATGGGTCTGCTCCCTGCTGCCTGCGAAATAGATCAGCCTTGCTGCTGTAACTTCTGGCTTGTATCTGATTGCTCCGTATCATAACATTCTATAAGGAAGATATCTGGACATTACGATATTGAAAGAGTTGTTATCGTCGTTTCCGTCAAACAAAAGTCCCGTATAGGCTAAAACAGCAGCCTTATACCTGTTTGCGTCTTCCGCTTCTCCTGTTTTGTAAGTACATATAAAAGAGGAAGCAGTATCTATATAGACGATATCCTGAAGCACTTTATACTGAAGCTGCAATCCATCATAATCATTGATGGAAACAACTTCAATTACAGGAGGGTAAAAAAGCTTTTGGTTGTCAGTAGCAAGGTCCTGAGACAGTTTCCACGTGGTTGGACGCAGAGAAATGTTGCAATAGTCCTCTACGGCGGCAATAGCGGCATCAAGCATGACTTGCAGCTCGTCGTCGCGTTCATTACCGATTAGGTGAATGTAGCTCTTTACCTCATCGATGGTAATTTTAGAATCTCCCGTCTCAATCCTTGCCACTGTAACCATAATGCTACTCGACTTTTTTGTAGTACCCTTTCTTTATCATCATTTGGGCAATTGCACAAGGTTTAAGGAACACTTCCCCGACCCGAATGCCACAATGCTCTTTGATGACTTCAACCCGAATATTTACAGGTGTTTTAGATTTTCTCCCTTCTGTAGCGGGACGAGCTCTCGTTTGGCGTCCTTGCTGGGATTTATTTTCATAAGGTGTCTTGTCCATAACTACGCTGCTTCTGAAGCTGTTTTTGTGATCGAAGCCAGGGCAGCGTCGATGTCGGCGACATAGATAAGACCTTTCTTGTTTTCGGTCTCGACGAGAACCTGCGCACGAAGGAACATCACCATCGTGTATTGATCCTTCGAGAGGTCGTCATCCTCCTGTCCGATTTTGATGATAGGGTTACGTTTGAAATAGACCTCCGCCAGACCGGATTCCATTGCGAACAATTCAGATGTTCCGATAGCAGGGGTTTCGATCACACGCATTCCGGCCATCAGCTTCGTCCCATCGGTCAGGGTGTTGATGATGTAATTTCCATCCGGACTTTTCGTGTGGGCGTATTTGTATGCCGTCACAGGATTCATGTAGATTACATTGAGGTCATAGCTGCCCTGATCGCTATTCGCTTTCGATGCGTCCACAATACTACCCTGTACGCGCATAGCATCGGCCAAATCTCCGATATTCGCACTATCTACAGCGTTTTTCAGGCCTGCCTTAGTGGCATCGAATGCCGTTGCAGCGCCTTTGAGGCCGTAAATGTGATTCGGGTTTGATGAATCGTCTCCATTGCCGGAAAAAATCTCCCGGTCCAGGAACAGCATGCCTTTGGTCATCATCTGGTTGCTGATGCGGGAGGCGATGTATGAAGCATCTTCAAACATTTCCTCCGTCACTTTGATGCGGGCGCTCGCTTTAGCCATCTCGCGGTAGCGTTCCACGGCACTTACCTCGTCCAGATTGGCGTTTTTTTGACCCTCTCCGACGTAGCCCACTTTCGATGTGTACGACCCTTCGATGTAGCCGATTCGGTTTTTGTCCTGCCCGACGCTCCCCTGCATGAGATTAGGAAGAAATGCAAGATTGCGGTCGCGCGGGAAGCTTACACCCGGCAACATCATAGTTCTCGTCACATCCACGGTGAGATCGGACGTAGAGGCTTTGATTTCGTAACTCTTGCCGCCCTTGGATTCGAAAGCCTTGTTCTTGAGGTCGGCTTTGAACTCTTCCGAGGCGATCAGATTCGCCACTGCCTGCACGATGGTCTGCTCTTTTGTTTCAGTTTTGATGCCGTCGATTTTCTTTGTCAGAACATTGAGCCCAGACTGCAACTTTTGAATGTTCGCATTGGCCTGCTCGACCGCTTCTTTGGCTGCTTTGATTTCCGCCTCTTTTGCCTCTGTTGATTTGATCAGCTCAGCGAGTTTGGTTTCTGAATTTTTTGCGGCTTCCTGCGCCGCTTTGATTTCCGCTTCGATTCGCGTAACTTTTTCTTCCGGTGTCTCCATGTTATAAGTGTTTGATAATTCGTGTGTAATATTCTTCTTTGGTTATAGCGTACAATTCGGACAAGTCTTTATCCGGCATCGCCTTGATGTTGTGTGCTGTAAATTCGGATTTCCGCTCAGACGATATTACTGAAGCTTGTGAGTTTGCAGCCCGACTAACAATAGAAATCTCTATTAGGTCCACCTCTTTCAGGTAGCGTATGCCGTTTATTTCGTCGCTTTCAAGGGTGATATACCCTATAGACAATTCGAACAACTCGCCATCTTCAATTTGAATAGCAAGGTCTTTCCCCTTGGTTGTGCGCGATGTGCGAAATTCGACAAACAACCCCTTGTCGTCCTCGGCGATGTCTATAATTTTACCGCGAACATCTTTTATATCGTGCTGGTAGCACAACTTCACCCTGCGACCGTTATCTCCCGATATAGAATTAATGAAAGCTCCTTTAACAACTATATCGTTGTAGCTGTCTTCATGTCCGAAAGTGGAAGCATAGGCTTTTACGTACAAATGCTCACCCTCTCGTCGTATGTCCTCGGCTTTAAATTCTAAGCTTTTATATTCAATATTGCCCATATTAAAGTCATAATGGGCTCATACGATTACTCGCACAAGCCCATCGATTTGTTGTTTGCGTTCATGGAATTTGGTTTGCATCTTTACAAACATTAGCTCTACCACAAAAATAGGATGCTATTGGGCCG
This window encodes:
- a CDS encoding HK97 family phage prohead protease — its product is MGNIEYKSLEFKAEDIRREGEHLYVKAYASTFGHEDSYNDIVVKGAFINSISGDNGRRVKLCYQHDIKDVRGKIIDIAEDDKGLFVEFRTSRTTKGKDLAIQIEDGELFELSIGYITLESDEINGIRYLKEVDLIEISIVSRAANSQASVISSERKSEFTAHNIKAMPDKDLSELYAITKEEYYTRIIKHL
- a CDS encoding phage major capsid protein; the encoded protein is METPEEKVTRIEAEIKAAQEAAKNSETKLAELIKSTEAKEAEIKAAKEAVEQANANIQKLQSGLNVLTKKIDGIKTETKEQTIVQAVANLIASEEFKADLKNKAFESKGGKSYEIKASTSDLTVDVTRTMMLPGVSFPRDRNLAFLPNLMQGSVGQDKNRIGYIEGSYTSKVGYVGEGQKNANLDEVSAVERYREMAKASARIKVTEEMFEDASYIASRISNQMMTKGMLFLDREIFSGNGDDSSNPNHIYGLKGAATAFDATKAGLKNAVDSANIGDLADAMRVQGSIVDASKANSDQGSYDLNVIYMNPVTAYKYAHTKSPDGNYIINTLTDGTKLMAGMRVIETPAIGTSELFAMESGLAEVYFKRNPIIKIGQEDDDLSKDQYTMVMFLRAQVLVETENKKGLIYVADIDAALASITKTASEAA
- a CDS encoding phage tail protein, which encodes MPTPVITSENKILGNNFRLYLIEESTNTPIPTENNVSLSISNESIDSTDKRVNWAQFIDGVKGWTASEEFHYTQVKEDPGFKLVQKLISGDTRTQVIIGKISEEGDIAFKGYVRISGIDISAASNELMTCSMSLTGDGELEIVEKTAAA
- a CDS encoding head-tail connector protein; its protein translation is MVTVARIETGDSKITIDEVKSYIHLIGNERDDELQVMLDAAIAAVEDYCNISLRPTTWKLSQDLATDNQKLFYPPVIEVVSINDYDGLQLQYKVLQDIVYIDTASSFICTYKTGEAEDANRYKAAVLAYTGLLFDGNDDNNSFNIVMSRYLPYRML